One Deinococcus humi genomic window carries:
- a CDS encoding DUF2382 domain-containing protein has protein sequence MARLMPLSDITAQHSDVLGNEYHDPTGQTAYGMNGEKIGTIRGALAEPETGKIRYLIVDVGGWFSSKEVVVPVGMSTFQGEEVHFTNLTKDQVGDMREYRTGEEYGEEAQMSDERVLRAANTDYQVDESQYAARAGYRDDDAMYQTPEKLRLLEERLMVNKDRFVAGSVEVGKRVETHQENVNVDLMREEVVIERHAVTNAQAVEGAVLGEDSRTMHVDLEAERANVSKQAFVTEEVTVGKREVTDSQTVTETVGREVLEVNKSGDVRLDADGRSMTDDTTRKS, from the coding sequence ATGGCCCGTTTGATGCCCCTGTCCGACATTACCGCCCAGCACTCCGACGTTCTCGGCAATGAATACCACGATCCCACCGGCCAGACTGCCTATGGCATGAATGGTGAGAAGATCGGGACCATTCGCGGTGCGTTGGCTGAGCCTGAAACCGGCAAGATCCGCTACCTGATCGTGGACGTGGGCGGCTGGTTCTCCAGCAAGGAAGTCGTGGTGCCCGTGGGCATGTCGACCTTCCAGGGTGAAGAAGTGCATTTCACCAACCTGACCAAAGACCAGGTCGGCGACATGCGCGAATACCGTACCGGCGAGGAGTATGGCGAAGAGGCACAGATGTCTGACGAGCGTGTCCTGCGCGCCGCCAACACTGATTATCAGGTCGACGAGAGCCAGTACGCCGCACGGGCTGGCTACCGCGATGATGACGCCATGTACCAGACGCCTGAAAAACTGCGTCTGCTCGAAGAGCGCCTGATGGTCAACAAGGACCGCTTCGTCGCCGGCAGCGTTGAGGTTGGTAAGCGCGTCGAGACCCACCAGGAAAACGTTAATGTCGACCTTATGCGTGAGGAAGTGGTCATTGAACGCCACGCTGTGACCAACGCGCAGGCGGTCGAAGGTGCAGTGCTCGGTGAGGACTCCCGTACTATGCATGTTGATCTGGAAGCCGAGCGTGCCAACGTCAGCAAGCAGGCCTTCGTAACCGAGGAAGTCACGGTTGGCAAGCGTGAGGTCACCGATTCGCAGACCGTCACCGAGACCGTGGGCCGTGAGGTGCTGGAAGTCAATAAGAGCGGCGACGTGCGTCTCGACGCCGACGGCAGGTCCATGACGGACGACACCACTCGCAAGAGCTAA